From Passer domesticus isolate bPasDom1 chromosome 8, bPasDom1.hap1, whole genome shotgun sequence, a single genomic window includes:
- the LOC135306536 gene encoding broad substrate specificity ATP-binding cassette transporter ABCG2-like isoform X2, with the protein MAYQHTQRRQMGTAQNNSDLHAVELGLCNKSMMSDTFDHSIISVGEEEGVGNFQRSIPTQESLRSPRGSVVSFHNIQYSVKQSSGFLCKRKIVEKKILHNVNGIMKPGLNAILGPTGSGKSSLLDVLAARKDPAGLSGEVLIDGIPQPPNFKCISGYVVQDDVVMGTMTVRENLQFSAALRLPSSISIKEKEERVTQIINELGLSKVADAKVGTELIRGVSGGERKRTNIGMELITEPPVLFLDEPTTGLDASTANAVLILLKKLSRRGRTIIFSIHQPRYSIFKLFDSLTLLASGKVLYHGPAKHALEYFSSIGYECEPFNNPADFFLDVINGDSTAVAANKEDQGPVDTGKEVSSENGVTEGNVDSSVVDVLHQKYLSSSLYQSTKEALGKVELGRGSKQRLSKQEHEITYANGFFTQLYWVSKRSLKNLIRNPQASIAQIAVTVILALVVGAIFFGVKLDRSGIQNRVGSLFFVTTNQCFSSVSAIELFIRDKKLFVHQYTSGYYRVSAYFLALMIGDLLPMRTTPAIIFSCISYWMIGYQAVAGRFFFFMLTLILVSYTATAMSLAISAGMDVVAVANLLITICFVLMLIFSGLLVNLPSVMGWLNWLKYFSIPRYGLTALQVNEYRDLYFCGEKNSNATVLVGDSGSCPPNISEEMCSGEAYLCSQGIAPTTWAMWENIVALFCMTVIFLIIAYAKLRFMRKFT; encoded by the exons ATGGCATATCAACATACCCAGAGGAGACAG ATGGGAACTGCTCAAAACAACAGTGACCTCCATGCAGTGGAGCTTGGCCTGTGTAACAAGAGCATGATGTCGGACACGTTCGATCACAGCATTATTTCTGttggagaagaggaaggagtgGGCAATTTCCAACGTTCTATTCCAACACAAGAGTCCCTCCGATCTCCTCGTGGCTCTGTTGTGAGTTTCCATAACATCCAGTACTCTGTTAAGCAGTCCAGTGGATTCCTTTGTAAACGGAAAATCGTGGAAAAGAAGATCCTTCATAATGTTAA TGGCATTATGAAACCAGGCTTGAATGCTATCCTGGGGCCAACAGGGAGTGGGAAATCTTC TCTCCTAGATGTGCTGGCTGCCAGAAAGGACCCAGCAGGTCTGTCTGGAGAAGTGCTTATTGATGGCATCCCACAACCTCCAAATTTCAAGTGCATCTCAGGATATGTTGTGCAG GATGATGTTGTTATGGGCACGATGACGGTGAGGGAGAACCTGCAATTCTCTGCTGCGCTGCGACTCCCCAGCTCCATCAGCATTAAAGAGAAGGAAGAGCGAGTCACCCAGATAATCAATGAGCTGGGATTAAGCAAAGTGGCTGATGCTAAG GTCGGAACTGAATTGATCCGGGGAGTGTCTGGAGGGGAACGGAAGAGAACCAACATTGGGATGGAGCTCATCACAGAGCCACCAGTCCTTTTTCTGGATGAACCAACAACTGGCCTTGATGCCAGCACAGCCAATGCAGTCCTCATCCTTCTGAAGAA GCTCTCAAGAAGAGGGCGAACCATCATATTCTCCATCCATCAGCCCCGTTATTCCATATTCAAGCTGTTTGACAGTCTGACATTACTGGCTTCGGGAAAGGTGCTGTACCATGGTCCTGCAAAACATGCCCTGGAGTACTTCAGTTCTATTG gatatGAATGTGAACCCTTCAATAATCCAGCTGACTTCTTCCTTGATGTCATAAATGGTGATTCAACTGCTGTGGCAGCAAACAAGGAAGATCAAGGACCTGTGGACACAGGAAAAG AAGTGAGCAGTGAAAATGGAGTGACAGAAGGCAACGTGGATAGCAGTGTGGTAGATGTGCTGCACCAGAAGTATCTCAGCTCGAGCCTGTATCAGAGCACAAAGGAAGCACTGGGGAAAGTGGAGCTTGGACGGGGAAGCAAGCAGAGATTATCCAAGCAGGAGCATGAGATCACCTATGCGAATGGATTCTTCACTCAGCTGTACTGGGTCTCCAAGCGTTCCCTGAAAAATCTCATCAGGAACCCACAGGCCTCCATTGCACAA ATTGCAGTGACTGTAATTCTAGCGTTGGTTGTGGGTGCTATCTTTTTTGGTGTAAAACTGGACCGAAGTGGCATTCAGAATCG GGTTGGATCCTTGTTTTTTGTCACTACAAACCAGTGTTTTTCCAGTGTCTCTGCAATTGAGCTATTCATCAGAGACAAGAAACTATTTGT CCATCAGTACACCAGTGGATATTACCGTGTGTCTGCCTACTTCCTGGCCTTGATGATAGGAGATCTGCTGCCCATGAGAACTACTCCAGCCATCATATTCTCATGCATCAGTTACTGGATGATTG GATACCAGGCTGTTGCAGGGCGGttcttcttcttcatgctgACCCTGATACTGGTGTCCTACACTGCCACAGCCATGTCCCTGGCTATCAGTGCTGGGATGGATGTGGTGGCTGTAGCCAATCTGCTCATCACCATTTGTTTTGTCCTGATGCTT ATCTTTTCTGGCCTCTTAGTGAACCTCCCTTCAGTAATGGGCTGGCTGAACTGGCTCAAGTACTTCAGCATCCCCCGATATGGCCTCACT GCCCTTCAGGTGAATGAGTACAGAGATCTCTACTTCTGTGGTGAGAAGAATTCAAATGCTACAGTGTTAGTGGGAGACTCAGGCAGTTGTCCCCCcaatatttcagaagaaat GTGTTCTGGTGAAGCGTACCTGTGCAGCCAAGGAATTGCCCCTACCACCTGGGCAATGTGGGAAAACATAGTGGCTCTCTTCTGCATGACTGTTATCTTCCTTATCATTGCCTATGCAAAACTCCGGTTCATGAGGAAGTTCACGTAG
- the LOC135306536 gene encoding broad substrate specificity ATP-binding cassette transporter ABCG2-like isoform X1, with protein MAYQHTQRRQVLEKGEMGTAQNNSDLHAVELGLCNKSMMSDTFDHSIISVGEEEGVGNFQRSIPTQESLRSPRGSVVSFHNIQYSVKQSSGFLCKRKIVEKKILHNVNGIMKPGLNAILGPTGSGKSSLLDVLAARKDPAGLSGEVLIDGIPQPPNFKCISGYVVQDDVVMGTMTVRENLQFSAALRLPSSISIKEKEERVTQIINELGLSKVADAKVGTELIRGVSGGERKRTNIGMELITEPPVLFLDEPTTGLDASTANAVLILLKKLSRRGRTIIFSIHQPRYSIFKLFDSLTLLASGKVLYHGPAKHALEYFSSIGYECEPFNNPADFFLDVINGDSTAVAANKEDQGPVDTGKEVSSENGVTEGNVDSSVVDVLHQKYLSSSLYQSTKEALGKVELGRGSKQRLSKQEHEITYANGFFTQLYWVSKRSLKNLIRNPQASIAQIAVTVILALVVGAIFFGVKLDRSGIQNRVGSLFFVTTNQCFSSVSAIELFIRDKKLFVHQYTSGYYRVSAYFLALMIGDLLPMRTTPAIIFSCISYWMIGYQAVAGRFFFFMLTLILVSYTATAMSLAISAGMDVVAVANLLITICFVLMLIFSGLLVNLPSVMGWLNWLKYFSIPRYGLTALQVNEYRDLYFCGEKNSNATVLVGDSGSCPPNISEEMCSGEAYLCSQGIAPTTWAMWENIVALFCMTVIFLIIAYAKLRFMRKFT; from the exons ATGGCATATCAACATACCCAGAGGAGACAGGTATTGGAAAAGGGAGAG ATGGGAACTGCTCAAAACAACAGTGACCTCCATGCAGTGGAGCTTGGCCTGTGTAACAAGAGCATGATGTCGGACACGTTCGATCACAGCATTATTTCTGttggagaagaggaaggagtgGGCAATTTCCAACGTTCTATTCCAACACAAGAGTCCCTCCGATCTCCTCGTGGCTCTGTTGTGAGTTTCCATAACATCCAGTACTCTGTTAAGCAGTCCAGTGGATTCCTTTGTAAACGGAAAATCGTGGAAAAGAAGATCCTTCATAATGTTAA TGGCATTATGAAACCAGGCTTGAATGCTATCCTGGGGCCAACAGGGAGTGGGAAATCTTC TCTCCTAGATGTGCTGGCTGCCAGAAAGGACCCAGCAGGTCTGTCTGGAGAAGTGCTTATTGATGGCATCCCACAACCTCCAAATTTCAAGTGCATCTCAGGATATGTTGTGCAG GATGATGTTGTTATGGGCACGATGACGGTGAGGGAGAACCTGCAATTCTCTGCTGCGCTGCGACTCCCCAGCTCCATCAGCATTAAAGAGAAGGAAGAGCGAGTCACCCAGATAATCAATGAGCTGGGATTAAGCAAAGTGGCTGATGCTAAG GTCGGAACTGAATTGATCCGGGGAGTGTCTGGAGGGGAACGGAAGAGAACCAACATTGGGATGGAGCTCATCACAGAGCCACCAGTCCTTTTTCTGGATGAACCAACAACTGGCCTTGATGCCAGCACAGCCAATGCAGTCCTCATCCTTCTGAAGAA GCTCTCAAGAAGAGGGCGAACCATCATATTCTCCATCCATCAGCCCCGTTATTCCATATTCAAGCTGTTTGACAGTCTGACATTACTGGCTTCGGGAAAGGTGCTGTACCATGGTCCTGCAAAACATGCCCTGGAGTACTTCAGTTCTATTG gatatGAATGTGAACCCTTCAATAATCCAGCTGACTTCTTCCTTGATGTCATAAATGGTGATTCAACTGCTGTGGCAGCAAACAAGGAAGATCAAGGACCTGTGGACACAGGAAAAG AAGTGAGCAGTGAAAATGGAGTGACAGAAGGCAACGTGGATAGCAGTGTGGTAGATGTGCTGCACCAGAAGTATCTCAGCTCGAGCCTGTATCAGAGCACAAAGGAAGCACTGGGGAAAGTGGAGCTTGGACGGGGAAGCAAGCAGAGATTATCCAAGCAGGAGCATGAGATCACCTATGCGAATGGATTCTTCACTCAGCTGTACTGGGTCTCCAAGCGTTCCCTGAAAAATCTCATCAGGAACCCACAGGCCTCCATTGCACAA ATTGCAGTGACTGTAATTCTAGCGTTGGTTGTGGGTGCTATCTTTTTTGGTGTAAAACTGGACCGAAGTGGCATTCAGAATCG GGTTGGATCCTTGTTTTTTGTCACTACAAACCAGTGTTTTTCCAGTGTCTCTGCAATTGAGCTATTCATCAGAGACAAGAAACTATTTGT CCATCAGTACACCAGTGGATATTACCGTGTGTCTGCCTACTTCCTGGCCTTGATGATAGGAGATCTGCTGCCCATGAGAACTACTCCAGCCATCATATTCTCATGCATCAGTTACTGGATGATTG GATACCAGGCTGTTGCAGGGCGGttcttcttcttcatgctgACCCTGATACTGGTGTCCTACACTGCCACAGCCATGTCCCTGGCTATCAGTGCTGGGATGGATGTGGTGGCTGTAGCCAATCTGCTCATCACCATTTGTTTTGTCCTGATGCTT ATCTTTTCTGGCCTCTTAGTGAACCTCCCTTCAGTAATGGGCTGGCTGAACTGGCTCAAGTACTTCAGCATCCCCCGATATGGCCTCACT GCCCTTCAGGTGAATGAGTACAGAGATCTCTACTTCTGTGGTGAGAAGAATTCAAATGCTACAGTGTTAGTGGGAGACTCAGGCAGTTGTCCCCCcaatatttcagaagaaat GTGTTCTGGTGAAGCGTACCTGTGCAGCCAAGGAATTGCCCCTACCACCTGGGCAATGTGGGAAAACATAGTGGCTCTCTTCTGCATGACTGTTATCTTCCTTATCATTGCCTATGCAAAACTCCGGTTCATGAGGAAGTTCACGTAG
- the LOC135306536 gene encoding broad substrate specificity ATP-binding cassette transporter ABCG2-like isoform X3, translating into MGTAQNNSDLHAVELGLCNKSMMSDTFDHSIISVGEEEGVGNFQRSIPTQESLRSPRGSVVSFHNIQYSVKQSSGFLCKRKIVEKKILHNVNGIMKPGLNAILGPTGSGKSSLLDVLAARKDPAGLSGEVLIDGIPQPPNFKCISGYVVQDDVVMGTMTVRENLQFSAALRLPSSISIKEKEERVTQIINELGLSKVADAKVGTELIRGVSGGERKRTNIGMELITEPPVLFLDEPTTGLDASTANAVLILLKKLSRRGRTIIFSIHQPRYSIFKLFDSLTLLASGKVLYHGPAKHALEYFSSIGYECEPFNNPADFFLDVINGDSTAVAANKEDQGPVDTGKEVSSENGVTEGNVDSSVVDVLHQKYLSSSLYQSTKEALGKVELGRGSKQRLSKQEHEITYANGFFTQLYWVSKRSLKNLIRNPQASIAQIAVTVILALVVGAIFFGVKLDRSGIQNRVGSLFFVTTNQCFSSVSAIELFIRDKKLFVHQYTSGYYRVSAYFLALMIGDLLPMRTTPAIIFSCISYWMIGYQAVAGRFFFFMLTLILVSYTATAMSLAISAGMDVVAVANLLITICFVLMLIFSGLLVNLPSVMGWLNWLKYFSIPRYGLTALQVNEYRDLYFCGEKNSNATVLVGDSGSCPPNISEEMCSGEAYLCSQGIAPTTWAMWENIVALFCMTVIFLIIAYAKLRFMRKFT; encoded by the exons ATGGGAACTGCTCAAAACAACAGTGACCTCCATGCAGTGGAGCTTGGCCTGTGTAACAAGAGCATGATGTCGGACACGTTCGATCACAGCATTATTTCTGttggagaagaggaaggagtgGGCAATTTCCAACGTTCTATTCCAACACAAGAGTCCCTCCGATCTCCTCGTGGCTCTGTTGTGAGTTTCCATAACATCCAGTACTCTGTTAAGCAGTCCAGTGGATTCCTTTGTAAACGGAAAATCGTGGAAAAGAAGATCCTTCATAATGTTAA TGGCATTATGAAACCAGGCTTGAATGCTATCCTGGGGCCAACAGGGAGTGGGAAATCTTC TCTCCTAGATGTGCTGGCTGCCAGAAAGGACCCAGCAGGTCTGTCTGGAGAAGTGCTTATTGATGGCATCCCACAACCTCCAAATTTCAAGTGCATCTCAGGATATGTTGTGCAG GATGATGTTGTTATGGGCACGATGACGGTGAGGGAGAACCTGCAATTCTCTGCTGCGCTGCGACTCCCCAGCTCCATCAGCATTAAAGAGAAGGAAGAGCGAGTCACCCAGATAATCAATGAGCTGGGATTAAGCAAAGTGGCTGATGCTAAG GTCGGAACTGAATTGATCCGGGGAGTGTCTGGAGGGGAACGGAAGAGAACCAACATTGGGATGGAGCTCATCACAGAGCCACCAGTCCTTTTTCTGGATGAACCAACAACTGGCCTTGATGCCAGCACAGCCAATGCAGTCCTCATCCTTCTGAAGAA GCTCTCAAGAAGAGGGCGAACCATCATATTCTCCATCCATCAGCCCCGTTATTCCATATTCAAGCTGTTTGACAGTCTGACATTACTGGCTTCGGGAAAGGTGCTGTACCATGGTCCTGCAAAACATGCCCTGGAGTACTTCAGTTCTATTG gatatGAATGTGAACCCTTCAATAATCCAGCTGACTTCTTCCTTGATGTCATAAATGGTGATTCAACTGCTGTGGCAGCAAACAAGGAAGATCAAGGACCTGTGGACACAGGAAAAG AAGTGAGCAGTGAAAATGGAGTGACAGAAGGCAACGTGGATAGCAGTGTGGTAGATGTGCTGCACCAGAAGTATCTCAGCTCGAGCCTGTATCAGAGCACAAAGGAAGCACTGGGGAAAGTGGAGCTTGGACGGGGAAGCAAGCAGAGATTATCCAAGCAGGAGCATGAGATCACCTATGCGAATGGATTCTTCACTCAGCTGTACTGGGTCTCCAAGCGTTCCCTGAAAAATCTCATCAGGAACCCACAGGCCTCCATTGCACAA ATTGCAGTGACTGTAATTCTAGCGTTGGTTGTGGGTGCTATCTTTTTTGGTGTAAAACTGGACCGAAGTGGCATTCAGAATCG GGTTGGATCCTTGTTTTTTGTCACTACAAACCAGTGTTTTTCCAGTGTCTCTGCAATTGAGCTATTCATCAGAGACAAGAAACTATTTGT CCATCAGTACACCAGTGGATATTACCGTGTGTCTGCCTACTTCCTGGCCTTGATGATAGGAGATCTGCTGCCCATGAGAACTACTCCAGCCATCATATTCTCATGCATCAGTTACTGGATGATTG GATACCAGGCTGTTGCAGGGCGGttcttcttcttcatgctgACCCTGATACTGGTGTCCTACACTGCCACAGCCATGTCCCTGGCTATCAGTGCTGGGATGGATGTGGTGGCTGTAGCCAATCTGCTCATCACCATTTGTTTTGTCCTGATGCTT ATCTTTTCTGGCCTCTTAGTGAACCTCCCTTCAGTAATGGGCTGGCTGAACTGGCTCAAGTACTTCAGCATCCCCCGATATGGCCTCACT GCCCTTCAGGTGAATGAGTACAGAGATCTCTACTTCTGTGGTGAGAAGAATTCAAATGCTACAGTGTTAGTGGGAGACTCAGGCAGTTGTCCCCCcaatatttcagaagaaat GTGTTCTGGTGAAGCGTACCTGTGCAGCCAAGGAATTGCCCCTACCACCTGGGCAATGTGGGAAAACATAGTGGCTCTCTTCTGCATGACTGTTATCTTCCTTATCATTGCCTATGCAAAACTCCGGTTCATGAGGAAGTTCACGTAG